From the Corallococcus caeni genome, one window contains:
- a CDS encoding enoyl-CoA hydratase-related protein codes for MDLSGHGGLQTLRVDAADGVVTVTLHRPEARNSINAVLLEELHAVLDAVEADARQQLIVLKGQPGTFCTGMDFDEVSTLRPDATAAEQEVLTRPYMRLLRRMATMSRVIISHVDGEVLAGGVGFVAASDLVVATPRSRFSLSEVLWGLMPAMVIPYLIRRVGYQPAYRMALTTQPVSAEAALAMNLVDEVSDSPEAALRRLKARLSRVQPATVGNLKRYFRQVWVLSDEVEELAVSEISRLMVHGDFQKNLRDFVEHQLLPWEAKDR; via the coding sequence ATGGACCTGAGCGGCCATGGCGGACTCCAGACGCTGCGCGTGGACGCGGCGGACGGCGTGGTGACGGTGACGCTCCACCGCCCGGAGGCGCGCAACAGCATCAACGCCGTGCTCCTGGAGGAGCTGCACGCGGTGCTGGACGCCGTGGAGGCGGACGCGCGCCAGCAGTTGATCGTGCTCAAGGGCCAGCCGGGCACGTTCTGCACCGGCATGGACTTCGACGAGGTGTCCACGCTGCGCCCGGACGCCACCGCCGCGGAGCAGGAGGTGCTGACCCGTCCGTACATGCGGCTCTTGCGGCGCATGGCGACGATGTCGCGGGTGATCATCTCGCACGTGGACGGCGAGGTGCTGGCGGGGGGCGTGGGCTTCGTCGCCGCCAGCGACCTGGTGGTGGCCACGCCGCGCTCGCGCTTCAGCCTGTCGGAGGTGCTCTGGGGGCTCATGCCCGCCATGGTCATCCCGTACCTCATCCGGCGCGTGGGCTATCAGCCCGCGTACCGCATGGCGCTCACCACGCAGCCGGTGTCCGCCGAAGCGGCCCTGGCGATGAACCTCGTCGACGAGGTGAGCGACTCACCGGAGGCCGCGCTGCGCCGGCTGAAGGCGCGGCTGTCGCGCGTGCAGCCCGCGACGGTGGGGAACCTCAAGCGCTACTTCCGCCAGGTCTGGGTGCTGTCCGACGAGGTGGAGGAACTGGCCGTGTCGGAGATCTCCCGGCTGATGGTCCACGGCGACTTCCAGAAGAACCTGCGGGACTTCGTGGAGCACCAGCTCCTTCCCTGGGAAGCGAAGGACCGCTGA
- a CDS encoding hydroxymethylglutaryl-CoA synthase family protein, with amino-acid sequence MNGHEAQRMEFGIEAMNAYGGEAYLDIRTLFEKRGLDLTRFDNLLMEKKAVGMPWEDAITNGVNAAKALVDALTPEEQARIELVIASTESGVDFGKAISTYIHDHLGLHRRCRVFEVKQACYGGTAALQMALGFVASGVSPGAKALVIATDEARNGSRNTYHEPSQGTGAVALLVGSDPKVLSMDLGANGYYSYEVMDTCRPQVGIEAGDPDVSLLAYLDCLQNSFKGYAERVEGADFRTSFDYLAFHTPFAGMVKGAHRKMMRAFGGPGLGAAQIEEDFQRRIGPATRYCTQVGNIYSATVFLALCGLIDHANAQDFHRVGLFSYGSGCSSEFYSGTFDRNSQRVQARFDIGGHLTRRHSLSMDEYERILDRSMEIGFGTKDAEVQVGDLSSLYARQFEGRKRLRLVRVKGFHREYAWT; translated from the coding sequence ATGAACGGACACGAGGCGCAGCGCATGGAGTTCGGCATCGAGGCGATGAACGCGTACGGCGGTGAGGCCTACCTGGACATCCGCACGCTCTTCGAGAAGCGGGGGCTGGACCTGACCCGCTTCGACAACCTCCTGATGGAGAAGAAGGCCGTCGGCATGCCCTGGGAGGACGCCATCACCAACGGGGTGAACGCCGCCAAGGCGCTGGTGGACGCGCTCACCCCGGAGGAGCAGGCCCGCATCGAGCTGGTCATCGCCTCCACGGAGTCCGGCGTCGACTTCGGCAAGGCCATCAGCACGTACATCCACGACCACCTGGGGCTGCACCGCCGGTGCCGCGTCTTCGAGGTGAAGCAGGCCTGCTACGGCGGCACGGCCGCGCTCCAGATGGCGCTGGGCTTCGTCGCGTCGGGCGTGTCCCCGGGCGCCAAGGCGCTGGTCATCGCCACGGACGAGGCGCGCAACGGCTCGCGCAACACGTACCACGAGCCCTCGCAGGGCACCGGCGCGGTGGCGCTGCTCGTGGGCTCCGACCCGAAGGTCCTGAGCATGGACCTGGGCGCCAACGGCTACTACAGCTACGAGGTCATGGACACGTGCCGGCCCCAGGTCGGCATCGAGGCGGGCGACCCGGACGTGTCGCTCCTGGCCTACCTGGACTGCCTCCAGAACAGCTTCAAGGGCTACGCGGAGCGCGTGGAGGGGGCGGACTTCCGCACGAGCTTCGACTACCTCGCGTTCCACACGCCGTTCGCCGGCATGGTGAAGGGCGCGCACCGCAAGATGATGCGCGCCTTCGGGGGACCGGGCCTGGGCGCCGCGCAGATTGAGGAGGACTTCCAGCGCCGTATCGGCCCGGCCACGCGCTACTGCACGCAGGTGGGCAACATCTACTCGGCCACCGTCTTCCTGGCGCTGTGCGGCCTCATCGACCACGCCAACGCGCAGGACTTCCACCGCGTGGGCCTCTTCTCCTACGGCTCCGGTTGCTCGTCGGAGTTCTACAGCGGCACGTTCGACCGGAACTCGCAGCGGGTCCAGGCGCGCTTCGACATCGGCGGGCACCTGACGCGCCGGCACTCGCTGTCCATGGACGAGTACGAGCGCATCCTCGACCGCAGCATGGAGATCGGCTTCGGCACGAAGGACGCCGAGGTCCAGGTGGGGGACCTCTCCAGCCTCTACGCGCGCCAGTTCGAGGGCCGCAAGCGCCTGCGGCTCGTCCGCGTGAAGGGCTTCCACCGGGAGTACGCATGGACCTGA
- a CDS encoding beta-ketoacyl synthase N-terminal-like domain-containing protein: MSDRRIIITGMGALTAQGVGVPALARGLREGRVAIRAPLQPALAGLPAAAELDGFMLADALKSLPQAAGPLLEKARRLAQRAPRSIECATFSALEAWLDAGLHTAPVPAERVGLIVAGSNLSLRLQHDTAKKFAAGPEFIDPRYAMRFLDTDHVGVLSEVLGIRGEGFTVGGASASGNVALLKAWQLLQLGEVDACVVVGPLADLSPMELRALHHLGALSPGGGREADQVCRPFDAGRDGFVLGQGTACVVLEREDSALRRGAPMHAELAGASLVLSASHSAAPDVVGEAAAMRKALSRAGVAPEAVDYVNAHASASTAGDDAEVQALREVFGGHLGRVWLNATKGLLGHCLFSAGVVECIATVLQLRGGFLHRNANLREPLARDCRFCGDAATAQSIGVALSNSFGFGGINTSVVIRGS; this comes from the coding sequence GTGAGCGACCGCCGCATCATCATCACCGGCATGGGGGCGCTGACCGCCCAGGGCGTCGGCGTGCCCGCGCTCGCGCGAGGACTGCGCGAGGGCCGCGTCGCCATCCGTGCGCCCCTGCAGCCCGCCCTGGCCGGCCTCCCGGCCGCGGCGGAGCTGGACGGCTTCATGCTCGCGGACGCCCTGAAGTCACTCCCGCAGGCAGCCGGGCCGCTCCTGGAGAAGGCCCGCCGCCTGGCCCAGCGCGCGCCACGTTCCATCGAGTGCGCCACCTTCAGCGCCCTGGAGGCGTGGCTGGACGCGGGGCTGCACACCGCGCCCGTGCCCGCGGAGCGCGTGGGGCTCATCGTCGCGGGCAGCAACCTGTCGCTGCGGCTCCAGCACGACACGGCGAAGAAGTTCGCGGCGGGCCCGGAGTTCATCGACCCGCGCTACGCGATGCGCTTCCTGGACACGGACCACGTCGGCGTCCTCAGCGAGGTGCTGGGCATCCGGGGCGAGGGCTTCACCGTGGGCGGCGCGTCCGCCAGCGGGAACGTGGCCCTGCTCAAGGCGTGGCAGTTGCTCCAGCTGGGTGAGGTGGACGCCTGCGTGGTGGTGGGCCCGCTGGCGGACCTGTCCCCCATGGAGCTGCGGGCGCTGCACCACCTGGGCGCGCTGAGCCCGGGCGGCGGCCGCGAGGCGGACCAGGTGTGCCGGCCCTTCGACGCTGGTCGCGACGGGTTCGTGCTGGGGCAGGGGACGGCCTGTGTCGTCCTGGAGCGCGAGGACTCGGCGCTGAGGCGCGGGGCGCCGATGCACGCGGAACTCGCGGGGGCCAGCCTGGTGCTGTCCGCCAGCCACTCGGCGGCGCCGGACGTCGTGGGCGAGGCCGCGGCGATGCGCAAGGCCCTGTCCCGCGCGGGCGTGGCGCCGGAGGCCGTGGACTACGTCAACGCGCACGCCAGCGCGTCCACCGCCGGTGACGACGCGGAGGTGCAGGCCCTGCGCGAGGTGTTCGGCGGGCACCTGGGCCGGGTGTGGCTCAACGCCACCAAGGGGCTCCTGGGCCACTGCCTGTTCTCCGCGGGCGTCGTGGAGTGCATCGCGACGGTGCTCCAGCTGCGCGGGGGCTTCCTGCACCGCAACGCGAACCTGCGCGAGCCGCTCGCCCGGGACTGCCGCTTCTGCGGCGACGCGGCCACCGCGCAGTCCATCGGTGTGGCGCTCAGCAATTCGTTTGGTTTTGGCGGCATCAACACGAGCGTGGTCATCCGCGGCTCATGA
- a CDS encoding phosphopantetheine-binding protein, whose product MSTDLFQVISENILKVLPDVDARLITPERQLKELGANSIDRMEIVMGTMEDLGINVPVTELSQAKDIGSLLGIFQRHFAQRS is encoded by the coding sequence ATGAGCACGGACCTCTTCCAGGTGATTTCGGAGAACATCCTCAAGGTGCTGCCGGACGTGGACGCGCGGCTGATCACCCCCGAGCGGCAGCTGAAGGAGCTGGGCGCGAACTCCATCGACCGGATGGAGATCGTCATGGGCACGATGGAGGACCTGGGCATCAACGTCCCCGTGACGGAGCTCAGCCAGGCCAAGGACATCGGCTCGCTGCTGGGAATCTTCCAGCGGCACTTCGCCCAGCGCTCCTGA
- the fabD gene encoding ACP S-malonyltransferase codes for MSAPLVFLCSGQGSQYLQMGVDLYRHDPVFREWVLRLDRVATPLIGTSVVGLLYGDGRSGAPLPRALHSNASIFTVEYALARSLMARGLEPAMTLGVSLGEIVAAAIAGIYEPEAALEACVRLARAVEGACEAGGMLAVLHDPVLLEREPGLFQGVEFAGRNDAFQFVVSGRVEALRAVEARLQARGITTFELPVAHAFHSSFMDPARERYLADLRGLPQRPARIPMVSGLDGGVRRELPPEHLWGAIRGPMAFSDAVRGLVAQGEYAFIDVGPSSSLANLLKAGVAKSGRPAVFSLMTPAHGEVERLKQLERALVPPPAVSPPPLQHEKKSMIAYVFPGQGTQRKGMGARLFEPYRSLTDKASDILGYSIEELCLQNPDNRLGQTQYTQPALYVVNALSYLEKKAKDGEPDFVAGHSLGEYNALFAAGSFDFETGLRLVKRRGEIMAEAKGGGMAAVVGLSRERIEEVLRSSEEFGALDVANFNTPNQVVIAGPADVVQRASPAFEAAGAKAYVLLKVSAAFHSRYMVAASETFRRFLAGFDFQPPRIPVISNVEARPYEAARCRELLAIQIARPVNWAGTVRYLLAQPGMKIVEVGPGIVLANMLRDFEGEAPSAPVAAPAPTQAPTPYVPEASMPVAPPPAAPEPRRNGVHRHEPRESAPVAQEGFSAASLGSAEFRADHGIKYAYVAGAMYRGVASKELVVAMGKAGMLGYFGSGGVPLRDTEAAILHIQRELSRGQAYGINLLSSPQNPQLEEDTVDLFLRHGVRHIEAASYMAVTSALVRYRLVGLERDARGNVVPKNHIVAKVSRPEIAEAFLRPAPERLVRRLVEQRRITPEQAEWSQRVPLADDLCVEADSGGHTDQGVAYALTPAIIRLRDRMMTQYGYAKRVRVGAAGGIGTPEAAAAAFMLGADFILTGSINQCTVEAGTSNEVKELLQGLNVQDFDYAPAGDLFELGARVQVVKKGLFFSARANKLYDLYRFHDSLEQIDAKTREHLQTAYFRKSFDAVYEDVKAYYPPSEIEKAEALPKYKMALIFKWYFGHSTRLALGGSKESRIDYQVHSGPALGAFNQWVKGTPMERWENRRVAEIGELLMQQTAQVITDRMRAFGALPRGNVHAAA; via the coding sequence ATGAGCGCGCCATTGGTCTTCCTCTGTTCGGGACAGGGGTCGCAGTACCTGCAGATGGGGGTGGACCTGTACCGCCACGACCCGGTGTTCCGGGAGTGGGTGCTGCGGCTGGACCGCGTGGCGACGCCGCTCATCGGCACGTCGGTGGTGGGGCTCTTGTACGGAGACGGCCGCTCCGGCGCGCCGCTGCCGCGCGCGCTGCACAGCAACGCGTCCATCTTCACGGTGGAGTACGCGCTGGCGCGCTCGCTGATGGCGCGGGGGCTGGAGCCGGCGATGACGCTGGGCGTGAGCCTGGGGGAGATCGTCGCGGCGGCCATCGCGGGCATCTACGAGCCGGAGGCCGCGCTGGAGGCGTGCGTCCGGCTGGCCCGGGCGGTGGAGGGCGCGTGCGAGGCGGGCGGGATGCTGGCCGTCCTCCATGATCCGGTGCTGCTGGAGCGCGAGCCCGGCCTCTTCCAGGGCGTGGAGTTCGCGGGGCGCAACGACGCCTTCCAGTTCGTGGTGTCCGGCCGCGTGGAGGCGCTGCGCGCGGTGGAGGCGCGGCTCCAGGCGCGCGGCATCACCACCTTCGAGCTGCCGGTGGCGCACGCGTTCCATTCGTCGTTCATGGACCCCGCGCGGGAGCGCTACCTGGCGGACCTGCGGGGGCTGCCGCAGCGGCCCGCCCGCATCCCGATGGTGTCCGGGCTGGACGGCGGCGTCCGCCGTGAGCTGCCTCCCGAGCACCTGTGGGGCGCCATCCGGGGCCCCATGGCGTTCTCCGACGCCGTTCGCGGACTGGTGGCCCAGGGCGAGTACGCCTTCATCGACGTGGGTCCCTCCAGCTCGCTGGCGAACCTGTTGAAGGCGGGCGTCGCGAAGAGCGGACGCCCCGCGGTGTTCTCCTTGATGACGCCGGCCCACGGCGAGGTGGAGCGCTTGAAGCAGCTGGAGCGCGCGCTCGTGCCTCCTCCCGCCGTGTCCCCACCTCCACTCCAGCATGAGAAGAAGAGCATGATCGCGTACGTCTTCCCGGGGCAGGGCACGCAGCGCAAGGGCATGGGGGCGCGCCTGTTCGAGCCGTACCGGTCGCTCACGGACAAGGCGAGCGACATCCTGGGCTACTCCATCGAGGAGCTGTGCCTCCAGAACCCGGACAACCGGCTGGGGCAGACGCAGTACACGCAGCCGGCGTTGTACGTGGTCAACGCGCTGTCGTACCTGGAGAAGAAGGCGAAGGACGGCGAGCCGGACTTCGTCGCCGGCCACAGCCTGGGTGAGTACAACGCCCTCTTCGCCGCGGGCAGCTTCGACTTCGAGACGGGCCTGCGGCTGGTGAAGCGCCGTGGCGAGATCATGGCAGAGGCCAAGGGCGGCGGCATGGCGGCCGTGGTCGGCCTGTCGCGCGAGCGCATCGAGGAAGTGCTGCGCTCGTCGGAGGAGTTCGGCGCGCTGGACGTGGCGAACTTCAACACGCCGAACCAGGTGGTCATCGCCGGGCCTGCGGACGTGGTGCAGCGCGCGAGCCCGGCCTTCGAGGCGGCGGGGGCGAAGGCGTACGTGCTGCTCAAGGTGAGCGCGGCCTTCCACTCGCGCTACATGGTCGCGGCGTCGGAGACGTTCCGCCGGTTCCTGGCGGGCTTCGACTTCCAGCCGCCCCGCATCCCGGTCATCTCCAACGTGGAGGCGCGGCCCTACGAAGCGGCGCGGTGCCGCGAGCTGCTCGCCATCCAGATCGCCAGGCCGGTGAACTGGGCGGGCACGGTGCGCTACCTGCTCGCGCAGCCGGGGATGAAGATCGTGGAGGTGGGCCCCGGCATCGTGCTCGCCAACATGCTGAGGGACTTCGAGGGAGAGGCTCCGTCCGCGCCCGTCGCGGCGCCGGCACCCACCCAGGCCCCAACGCCATACGTGCCCGAGGCGAGCATGCCTGTGGCACCTCCACCCGCGGCTCCTGAGCCGCGACGCAACGGAGTCCACCGGCACGAGCCGCGCGAGTCCGCTCCGGTGGCACAGGAGGGCTTCTCCGCGGCGTCGCTGGGCAGCGCGGAGTTCCGCGCCGACCACGGCATCAAGTACGCCTACGTGGCGGGCGCGATGTACCGGGGTGTGGCGTCCAAGGAGCTGGTCGTCGCCATGGGCAAGGCCGGCATGCTCGGCTACTTCGGCTCCGGCGGCGTCCCGCTCCGCGACACCGAGGCCGCCATCCTCCACATCCAGCGGGAGCTGTCGCGAGGCCAGGCCTACGGCATCAACCTGCTGAGCAGCCCGCAGAACCCGCAGCTGGAGGAGGACACCGTCGACCTCTTCCTTCGCCACGGCGTGCGCCACATCGAGGCCGCGTCCTACATGGCCGTGACCTCCGCGCTGGTGCGCTACCGGCTGGTGGGGCTGGAGCGGGACGCGCGCGGCAACGTCGTCCCGAAGAACCACATCGTGGCCAAGGTCTCCCGCCCGGAGATCGCCGAGGCCTTCCTGCGTCCCGCGCCGGAGCGGCTGGTGCGGCGCCTGGTGGAGCAGCGGCGCATCACCCCGGAGCAGGCGGAGTGGTCCCAGCGCGTCCCGCTGGCGGACGACCTCTGCGTGGAGGCGGACTCCGGCGGCCACACGGACCAGGGCGTCGCGTACGCCCTCACGCCCGCCATCATCCGCCTGCGCGACCGCATGATGACCCAGTACGGCTACGCGAAGCGCGTGCGCGTGGGCGCGGCCGGAGGCATCGGCACGCCGGAAGCCGCCGCGGCGGCGTTCATGCTGGGCGCGGACTTCATCCTCACCGGCTCCATCAACCAGTGCACGGTGGAGGCGGGCACCAGCAACGAGGTGAAGGAGCTGCTCCAGGGCCTCAACGTCCAGGACTTCGACTACGCCCCGGCAGGAGACCTGTTCGAGCTGGGCGCGCGCGTCCAGGTGGTGAAGAAGGGCCTCTTCTTCTCCGCCCGCGCGAACAAGCTCTACGACCTCTATCGCTTCCACGACTCGCTGGAGCAGATCGACGCGAAGACCCGCGAGCACCTGCAGACCGCCTACTTCCGCAAGAGCTTTGACGCCGTCTACGAGGACGTGAAGGCCTACTACCCGCCCTCGGAGATTGAAAAGGCGGAGGCCCTGCCCAAGTACAAGATGGCGCTCATCTTCAAGTGGTACTTCGGCCACAGCACGCGACTGGCGCTGGGCGGCTCCAAGGAGAGCCGCATCGACTACCAGGTGCACAGCGGGCCGGCGCTCGGCGCCTTCAACCAGTGGGTCAAGGGCACGCCAATGGAGCGCTGGGAGAACCGGCGCGTCGCGGAGATTGGCGAACTCCTCATGCAGCAGACCGCCCAGGTCATCACCGACCGGATGCGCGCCTTCGGTGCGCTCCCGCGCGGCAACGTTCACGCAGCAGCTTGA
- a CDS encoding DUF1579 family protein: MTNRLAVSLTCLTLLSAQAALAAEPQAPAAKPGATPAAPAAKPGANTAAPAAPTAAPPAGAAQQGPPPGLPQPSPLLAQLKDFEGKWKCSGTRVPMPGVPAYPIETTWTGKKDLSGFWVSIRLEEKKTAKNQFPVVGDYALGFDPGSGQLLALWHDNFGGRSEQLSTGWQGDTFTWVGEYNMGGMKSGARGVFHRKSAKEMSHTGEANIGGQWVVMVEETCKR, from the coding sequence ATGACAAACCGACTCGCAGTCTCCCTGACGTGCCTGACCCTGCTTTCCGCCCAGGCGGCGCTGGCCGCGGAGCCCCAGGCTCCCGCCGCGAAGCCCGGCGCCACCCCCGCCGCGCCGGCCGCAAAGCCGGGCGCGAACACCGCCGCTCCCGCGGCCCCCACCGCCGCGCCGCCCGCTGGCGCCGCGCAGCAGGGTCCGCCGCCCGGCCTGCCGCAGCCCTCCCCGCTGCTCGCGCAGCTGAAGGACTTCGAGGGCAAGTGGAAGTGCTCCGGCACGCGCGTCCCGATGCCGGGCGTGCCCGCCTACCCCATCGAGACGACGTGGACGGGCAAGAAGGACCTGAGCGGCTTCTGGGTCTCCATCCGCCTGGAGGAGAAGAAGACGGCGAAGAACCAGTTCCCGGTCGTCGGTGACTACGCGCTCGGCTTCGACCCGGGCAGCGGCCAGCTGCTGGCGCTCTGGCACGACAACTTCGGTGGCCGCAGCGAGCAGCTGTCCACCGGCTGGCAGGGCGACACCTTCACCTGGGTGGGCGAGTACAACATGGGCGGCATGAAGTCCGGCGCCCGCGGCGTCTTCCACCGCAAGAGCGCGAAGGAGATGTCCCACACCGGCGAGGCCAACATCGGCGGCCAGTGGGTGGTGATGGTCGAGGAGACCTGCAAGCGCTAG